One genomic segment of Novosphingobium sp. RL4 includes these proteins:
- a CDS encoding heparinase II/III family protein — MMSRQLLSALRRVPLPVLVHQIRRKARDRFAALAPGAYGRAMERRASRFPALAGAKQATVPVALAAFIGRYYRADRTACDDAARGAFELMGTRVDFGSIAAIDWRHRLESENDHNLWRMKLCQLEILHSLLAGGREADGPTIHALLDSFESAAGFDLAAPFRTIWSPYGASHRILAVLSGLVLASAQGCTDPELRARISRFLHRDAAFVRANVEHDLRNNHTERNLAALCLYGMACRGYSPAQARRLDREVSAIVMQTILADGMQIERSAMYQGLSVMALHIFAASDFLSEATRALAAERAKAAERAWRMLSHRDGDIALFNDSWLGETPTARDILGPEDPARALSGRLPNAGYARLTAGAIDVWMDAGPIGPGWNPGHGHADFLAVEVDVEGERLFVDPGTSQYSTGPRRTHERSAASHNGPCFEGAEPVEYLGCFKVGRLAAAEAIAPDDLRDCPGEAVGGRLTTAAGTVRRIVSAFAEGGVVIADSWAGRKGEARARFLIPAEWQLAPRGDTLIRLTKGGTEVWLDALEGHFRLAESDSWCRRYMAPEPAHVLDLVPAAGGDRYTSALRLSQKPPGTADRIEILAGPGTFFRSAP, encoded by the coding sequence ATGATGTCCCGCCAACTGCTTTCGGCCCTGCGCCGGGTTCCCCTTCCGGTTCTGGTCCACCAGATCCGCCGCAAGGCGCGCGACCGCTTCGCCGCCCTCGCACCCGGCGCCTATGGCCGCGCGATGGAGCGCCGCGCATCCCGCTTTCCCGCGCTTGCAGGCGCAAAGCAGGCCACGGTTCCGGTCGCGCTGGCAGCCTTCATCGGCCGCTATTACCGTGCGGACCGCACCGCCTGCGACGATGCCGCGCGCGGCGCTTTCGAACTGATGGGCACAAGGGTCGATTTCGGCAGCATCGCCGCCATAGACTGGCGGCACCGGCTGGAGAGCGAGAACGACCATAATCTCTGGCGCATGAAACTGTGCCAGCTCGAAATATTGCACAGCCTGCTGGCCGGAGGCCGCGAGGCCGACGGGCCGACGATTCACGCGCTGCTGGACAGTTTCGAAAGCGCGGCCGGGTTCGATCTTGCTGCCCCGTTCCGGACGATCTGGTCTCCCTACGGCGCATCCCACCGCATTCTCGCCGTGCTGAGCGGCCTCGTCCTCGCATCCGCGCAGGGGTGCACCGATCCCGAACTGCGCGCGCGTATCAGCCGTTTCCTGCACCGGGACGCGGCCTTCGTCCGCGCCAATGTGGAACACGACCTGCGCAACAACCACACCGAGCGCAACCTTGCCGCGCTGTGCCTCTATGGCATGGCCTGCCGGGGCTACAGCCCGGCGCAGGCAAGGCGGCTCGACCGGGAAGTCAGCGCGATCGTCATGCAGACGATCCTCGCGGACGGCATGCAGATCGAACGTTCGGCCATGTACCAGGGCCTCAGCGTCATGGCTCTGCACATCTTCGCAGCCTCCGATTTCCTGAGCGAAGCGACCCGCGCCCTTGCCGCCGAGCGCGCCAAGGCGGCGGAACGGGCCTGGCGGATGCTGTCCCACCGCGACGGGGACATTGCCCTGTTCAATGACAGCTGGCTGGGCGAGACCCCCACCGCACGGGACATCCTCGGGCCCGAGGATCCGGCCCGCGCGCTGTCGGGCCGCCTTCCCAACGCGGGCTATGCGCGCCTGACGGCCGGCGCGATCGACGTCTGGATGGACGCCGGACCGATCGGCCCCGGCTGGAACCCCGGCCACGGCCATGCCGATTTCCTCGCCGTCGAAGTCGACGTCGAAGGCGAGCGGCTGTTCGTCGATCCGGGCACATCCCAATACTCGACCGGCCCGCGCCGGACTCACGAACGGTCGGCCGCCAGCCACAACGGTCCCTGCTTCGAGGGCGCCGAGCCGGTCGAGTACCTCGGCTGCTTCAAGGTCGGCCGCCTCGCCGCCGCCGAAGCGATCGCGCCGGACGACCTGCGCGACTGTCCCGGCGAGGCGGTGGGAGGCCGCCTGACGACGGCAGCAGGGACCGTCAGGCGCATCGTCTCGGCCTTTGCCGAAGGCGGCGTGGTGATCGCGGACAGTTGGGCGGGACGAAAAGGAGAAGCCCGCGCACGCTTCCTGATCCCGGCGGAATGGCAACTGGCCCCCAGGGGAGACACGCTCATCCGCCTGACCAAAGGCGGCACCGAAGTCTGGCTGGATGCGCTCGAAGGGCATTTCCGGCTTGCGGAAAGCGACAGTTGGTGCCGCCGCTACATGGCGCCCGAGCCTGCCCATGTCCTCGATCTCGTGCCCGCCGCCGGAGGGGACAGGTACACCTCGGCCCTGCGCCTTTCGCAAAAGCCGCCGGGAACCGCGGACCGGATCGAAATCCTCGCCGGACCAGGCACGTTCTTCAGGAGCGCCCCGTGA
- a CDS encoding O-antigen ligase family protein, translating to MTSPDLLAGSHRGLTGAALLLILAVLAGGGGSGHAVAEIAIELASIAVAAWLLASPLPMRGRGALVPLALLAAWAGLAALQLVPLPAPVWRAMPGRELAAAIADHVGAGQAAHPLSLDPAATRRALAALLPAAAMLLAVAHMDLRERLALSAVAIGCALASLLLGVMQLLSAGQWGTLYPEGHLGYATGLFANRNHQASFLLVAVALACTFAARKASGSILALLLMASLAAGVIATTSRAGLLLLPVSLLPLAASIPARRLRWLAVLPLVAAGAYALAMNNAMVRIVMDRIRNGNMERLSFWQDSGTAIARFWPFGSGYGTFAGVFQTVEPLEHVGTHYVNHAHNDLLEIMLEGGMPATLLFAAGIAWWLRRGVSALRETGSARRLGIAAWTGILVLLLHSLVDYPVRMLPVELVAAMLAGFLVPPAPPAQPARRRLGPPHSSIQQATVR from the coding sequence ATGACATCGCCGGACCTGCTTGCGGGCAGCCATCGCGGCCTTACGGGCGCGGCGCTGCTCCTGATCCTGGCCGTTCTGGCGGGCGGCGGCGGCAGCGGCCATGCCGTGGCGGAAATCGCCATCGAACTGGCCTCCATCGCCGTGGCCGCATGGCTTCTGGCCAGCCCGCTGCCGATGCGCGGGCGCGGCGCGCTGGTGCCGCTGGCGCTTCTGGCCGCATGGGCCGGGCTTGCGGCTCTCCAGCTGGTGCCGCTGCCGGCGCCGGTCTGGCGGGCGATGCCGGGACGCGAACTCGCCGCCGCCATCGCCGATCATGTCGGCGCCGGACAAGCCGCGCATCCGCTCAGCCTGGACCCGGCCGCCACCCGCCGCGCGCTGGCCGCGCTCCTGCCCGCAGCCGCGATGCTGCTGGCGGTTGCCCACATGGACCTGCGCGAACGCCTTGCCCTGAGCGCCGTCGCCATCGGATGCGCGCTCGCCAGCCTCCTGCTGGGCGTGATGCAACTGCTTTCGGCGGGCCAGTGGGGAACGCTCTATCCCGAAGGGCATCTTGGCTATGCCACCGGCCTGTTCGCCAACCGCAACCACCAGGCCAGCTTCCTGCTGGTCGCCGTGGCGCTGGCCTGCACATTTGCCGCGCGCAAGGCTTCGGGTTCGATCCTGGCCCTGCTGCTCATGGCGAGCCTTGCCGCCGGTGTGATCGCCACGACATCGCGTGCGGGCCTGCTCCTGCTGCCAGTCAGCCTGCTGCCGCTGGCGGCCTCGATCCCCGCGCGGCGCCTCAGGTGGTTGGCCGTGCTGCCGCTGGTTGCGGCAGGCGCATACGCGCTTGCCATGAACAACGCGATGGTCCGCATCGTCATGGACCGCATCCGCAACGGAAACATGGAGCGACTGTCGTTCTGGCAGGACAGCGGGACCGCGATCGCGCGCTTCTGGCCGTTCGGCTCCGGCTACGGCACTTTCGCCGGCGTGTTCCAGACGGTGGAGCCGCTCGAACATGTCGGGACGCACTACGTCAACCACGCGCATAACGACCTGCTCGAAATCATGCTCGAAGGCGGCATGCCGGCAACCCTGCTTTTCGCGGCCGGGATCGCATGGTGGCTGCGCAGAGGGGTCTCGGCCCTGCGCGAAACCGGCTCCGCCCGGCGGCTCGGGATCGCGGCCTGGACCGGGATCCTCGTCCTCCTGCTCCATTCGCTGGTCGATTACCCGGTCCGCATGCTCCCGGTGGAACTGGTTGCGGCGATGCTCGCAGGCTTCCTCGTACCGCCCGCCCCCCCTGCTCAGCCCGCGCGCCGACGCCTTGGCCCGCCCCACTCCTCGATCCAGCAAGCGACAGTTCGATGA
- a CDS encoding GumC family protein, with the protein MPNLSHSPLPAHGDHAAPDSWLFAGSQIDLEGLRAALVRHRWLVLLICGAGLLLGLTVTVLTVPTYRAESSIQIDQQASRVLDAPDIEPVQAVQDADRFLQTQTEILRSRALAIRVAETLGLFGGNGFLEAMHVKPLSGAMGTLGAGEAHREQVIAVLRDNLSITLPDGSRVARIAFDSPDPAMAAKVANAFANTMISSNLSRRFDTSVYARQFLREQLEQAKERLEESERSMVGYARSSGIIDTDAIREAGSAASGAPSLVASSLIESNDALSQARSRRIDAEQLWTTTRSAPLMSLPEVLSNPAIQTMMERRAELEGSYAEQSQRRQNDHPDLIRLRSEIAALNQRIAHLAEDIRSSIRNRFRAAELQEQQMQGEVERLRNATLSEQDRSIRYTILRREVRTNRELYDGLLQRFKEVSAAAGVSANNISIVDLASTPVRPVAPNLPVNLGLSLLAAFVAAIGVIYLRENLDDMLRTVDDAERKLGVTGLGMVPRLDAGVTFRDEVGKRNSSLSEAIHTIRSAIELAGGNGPPRTVFITSCGKGEGKTSTAYALARDFAQIGRRVLLVDADMRRPSMHKLLSFENNAGLADLLNREKAIEDVVRRTAIADLHFISAGAAEPNPAELLASGTLPWLIGQLEEMYDIVIIDGPPMLGLADAPSIAVHVEATLFVIDAGQTRRKTIRSALRRLRLSRATLRGVILNRVDVRTLGYGYESYYRYDEEARRPRSWLGRR; encoded by the coding sequence ATGCCGAACCTTTCCCATTCCCCCCTGCCGGCCCACGGCGATCACGCCGCGCCGGATTCCTGGCTTTTCGCCGGGTCGCAGATCGATCTTGAGGGGCTGAGGGCAGCGCTGGTCCGCCATCGCTGGCTGGTCCTGCTGATCTGCGGCGCGGGCCTGTTGCTGGGTCTGACCGTCACCGTGCTGACCGTGCCGACCTACCGCGCCGAATCCAGCATCCAGATCGACCAGCAGGCATCGCGCGTGCTGGACGCACCCGATATCGAGCCGGTGCAGGCCGTCCAGGACGCCGACCGCTTCCTCCAGACCCAGACCGAGATCCTGCGCAGCCGCGCCCTGGCGATCCGGGTTGCCGAAACGCTGGGCCTGTTCGGCGGCAACGGCTTCCTGGAGGCCATGCACGTCAAGCCGCTGTCAGGCGCGATGGGCACGCTCGGCGCCGGGGAGGCGCACCGCGAGCAGGTGATCGCCGTGCTGCGCGACAACCTGTCGATCACCCTGCCAGACGGTTCGCGCGTGGCCCGCATCGCATTCGACAGTCCGGACCCGGCGATGGCCGCCAAGGTCGCCAATGCCTTCGCCAATACGATGATCTCCAGCAACCTCAGCCGCCGGTTCGACACCTCGGTCTATGCCCGCCAGTTCCTGCGCGAGCAGCTCGAACAGGCCAAGGAACGGCTTGAGGAATCCGAACGCAGCATGGTCGGCTATGCCCGCTCCAGCGGCATCATCGACACGGACGCCATCCGCGAGGCGGGAAGCGCCGCCAGCGGCGCGCCGTCCCTCGTCGCATCGAGCCTGATCGAATCGAACGATGCCCTGTCCCAGGCCCGCTCGCGCCGGATCGACGCCGAACAGCTCTGGACCACCACCCGTTCCGCCCCGCTGATGAGCCTGCCCGAAGTGCTCTCCAATCCGGCGATCCAGACGATGATGGAACGCCGCGCGGAACTGGAGGGAAGCTACGCCGAACAAAGCCAGCGCCGCCAGAACGACCATCCCGACCTCATCCGCCTGCGCAGCGAGATCGCCGCGCTCAACCAGCGCATCGCCCATCTCGCCGAAGATATCCGCAGTTCGATCCGCAACCGCTTCCGCGCCGCCGAGCTTCAGGAACAGCAGATGCAGGGCGAGGTCGAACGGCTGCGCAACGCGACGCTGAGCGAGCAGGACCGGTCGATCCGCTACACCATCCTGCGCCGCGAAGTGCGGACCAATCGCGAACTTTACGACGGGCTGCTCCAGCGCTTCAAGGAAGTGAGCGCGGCGGCGGGCGTTTCGGCCAACAACATCTCGATCGTCGATCTCGCCTCGACGCCGGTTCGCCCGGTGGCGCCCAATCTCCCCGTCAATCTCGGCCTTTCGCTGCTGGCCGCCTTCGTCGCCGCGATCGGCGTGATCTACTTGCGCGAAAACCTAGACGACATGCTGCGCACGGTGGACGATGCCGAGCGCAAGCTGGGCGTCACCGGGCTCGGCATGGTCCCGCGCCTCGACGCGGGCGTGACTTTCCGCGACGAAGTGGGAAAGCGCAATTCCAGCTTGTCGGAGGCGATCCACACGATCCGTTCGGCCATCGAGCTTGCAGGCGGAAACGGGCCGCCGCGCACCGTCTTCATCACCAGTTGCGGCAAGGGCGAAGGCAAGACCAGCACCGCCTATGCCCTCGCGCGGGACTTTGCGCAGATCGGCCGCCGCGTGCTCCTGGTAGACGCCGACATGCGCCGCCCCTCGATGCACAAGCTGCTCTCTTTCGAGAACAACGCGGGGCTAGCGGACCTCCTCAATCGCGAAAAGGCCATCGAGGACGTGGTGCGCCGCACCGCCATCGCCGACCTCCATTTCATCTCGGCCGGCGCCGCGGAGCCCAATCCCGCCGAACTGCTGGCATCCGGCACCCTTCCCTGGCTGATCGGCCAGCTGGAGGAGATGTACGATATCGTCATCATCGACGGACCGCCCATGCTGGGCCTCGCCGATGCGCCGAGCATCGCCGTCCATGTCGAGGCGACGCTGTTCGTCATCGATGCGGGCCAGACGCGCCGCAAGACGATCCGCTCGGCCCTGCGCCGCCTGCGGCTCAGCCGGGCGACGCTGCGCGGGGTCATTCTCAATCGCGTCGATGTCCGCACGCTCGGCTACGGCTACGAGTCCTACTATCGCTACGATGAGGAAGCGCGCCGTCCGCGCTCTTGGCTGGGACGGCGATGA
- a CDS encoding polysaccharide biosynthesis/export family protein: MTPLFPRPHRISGVLGCAVLASLLASCARPDLPRDEAAYQVIPAVSPESGRDYILGPSDVISLTVLNEPDLSLKDVQITTGGNISLPLIGQVRASGFTTDGLASDIAARLGQRMLRNPDVSVNLTTAVSQKVVVEGSVTKPGIYPVQGRTTLLGAIAMAEGTSRISALGEIVILRTVDGKAMGAVFDVGMIRRGELPDPEILGGDTVVVGFSSLKAAWRDILTTAPLVAVFRAYR, from the coding sequence GTGACACCCCTTTTCCCGCGGCCCCACCGAATTTCCGGCGTGCTTGGCTGCGCCGTGCTGGCTTCGCTCCTCGCAAGCTGCGCGCGCCCCGACCTGCCGCGTGACGAGGCGGCCTACCAGGTCATCCCCGCCGTTTCCCCCGAAAGCGGGCGCGACTACATCCTCGGCCCTTCCGACGTCATCAGCCTCACCGTGCTGAACGAACCAGACCTCAGCCTCAAGGATGTCCAGATCACCACCGGCGGCAACATCTCGCTGCCGCTGATCGGACAAGTGAGGGCCAGCGGCTTCACCACGGACGGGCTTGCGTCAGACATCGCCGCCCGGCTCGGCCAGCGCATGCTTCGCAATCCCGACGTTTCCGTCAATCTCACCACGGCGGTGTCGCAGAAGGTGGTGGTGGAAGGCTCCGTGACCAAGCCGGGTATCTACCCCGTGCAGGGCAGGACCACGCTGCTGGGCGCGATCGCGATGGCCGAAGGGACCAGCCGCATCTCCGCGCTTGGCGAAATCGTCATACTGCGCACGGTCGACGGCAAGGCCATGGGCGCGGTCTTCGACGTGGGCATGATCCGCAGAGGCGAACTGCCCGATCCCGAAATCCTTGGCGGGGACACCGTGGTCGTCGGCTTCTCGTCGCTCAAGGCGGCCTGGCGCGACATCCTGACGACGGCGCCGCTCGTCGCCGTGTTCCGGGCCTACCGATGA
- a CDS encoding acyltransferase: MTAHTNQTHARFGYVSGLDGLRLVAVAIVIAAHYQLVPYIPGGFGVSIFFFISGFLITRLMLAEEKTYGQIALGRFYVRRFIRLLPPLALMGIVAVPLLALTDPAGFSWSQVLLSFSYLGNVHKIGSRLLGWNAGYDALEPLWSLAVEEHFYLLLPPVLLLVRGSAGRIRMISAVLAGALVLRMLMWAATPRFADDINYNFTLTRIDAIGWGVLLTLLLDGGRIGQAWIERHGAVLLWGGALAMLLSLVHWSGFYETAFKYTPQSIAIGAAFCGAIFPARNAWVRRIAELPPIRYLGKTSYELYLWHYPVYSLAERFVVSPHLRAVLSLAATIAISSLAYSLTTRRLAPLRKRFGGHPV; the protein is encoded by the coding sequence ATGACCGCGCATACCAACCAGACCCATGCCCGCTTCGGCTACGTCAGCGGGCTCGACGGGCTGCGCCTCGTTGCCGTGGCGATCGTGATCGCCGCCCATTACCAGCTGGTGCCCTATATCCCCGGCGGCTTCGGGGTTTCGATCTTCTTCTTCATCAGCGGGTTCCTGATTACCCGGCTCATGCTTGCCGAGGAGAAGACATACGGACAGATCGCGCTTGGCCGGTTCTATGTCCGGCGCTTCATCAGGCTGCTGCCGCCGCTCGCGCTCATGGGGATCGTCGCAGTGCCCCTGCTGGCGCTGACGGACCCGGCCGGCTTCTCCTGGAGCCAGGTCCTGCTCTCGTTCTCGTACCTCGGCAACGTGCACAAGATAGGCTCCCGCCTGCTGGGCTGGAATGCCGGTTACGACGCGCTCGAACCGCTCTGGAGCCTTGCGGTGGAGGAGCATTTCTACCTGCTGCTTCCCCCCGTGCTCCTGCTGGTACGGGGCAGCGCGGGCCGGATCCGCATGATCTCGGCGGTGCTGGCAGGCGCACTGGTGCTGCGGATGCTAATGTGGGCTGCCACGCCCCGGTTCGCGGACGACATCAACTACAACTTCACCCTGACCCGCATCGACGCGATCGGCTGGGGCGTGCTGCTCACCCTCCTGCTCGACGGGGGCCGGATCGGGCAGGCATGGATCGAACGCCATGGCGCCGTGCTGCTCTGGGGCGGGGCGCTGGCGATGCTGCTCTCGCTGGTCCACTGGTCCGGGTTCTACGAGACGGCCTTCAAGTACACGCCGCAAAGCATCGCCATCGGCGCGGCTTTCTGCGGTGCGATCTTCCCGGCGCGTAACGCCTGGGTCCGCCGGATCGCCGAACTGCCGCCCATCCGCTACCTCGGAAAGACCAGCTACGAACTCTACCTCTGGCACTATCCGGTCTATTCCCTGGCCGAGCGGTTCGTCGTCTCTCCGCACTTGCGCGCGGTGCTCTCGCTTGCAGCGACCATCGCGATCTCGTCGCTGGCCTACAGCCTGACGACCAGACGGCTCGCGCCCCTGCGAAAGCGGTTCGGAGGCCATCCCGTGTGA
- a CDS encoding glycosyltransferase, producing the protein MEALPKVMDCPPSDRPLRIAIVYSRLPFPMMRGDQLTVAHLISFLAARGHDVDLYTLDMQGKLSGTQREWLERNCRKLHIYRHGPVRILRGLIAGLFRREPAQVAMFRNEVLARELAAATRSNAYDVIYCYYMRSAHAVLQPPARLHRNATTFPATFLAMQLSQSLNTRRILENERNPVRRWLYRIETARCEWYEARVWQRFTRSVLIGPADVAKVKAVCAAQGQPEIDNWVYGAHGTDLSHYRPARPDEIVPGRVVFSGSMLYQPNVQAVLWFVEHCWARIRAAVPDARLVIQGRDPTAPIRELDGRDGISVTGTVSDMGINIRSASVCINPMRAAGGMQNKLIEYMASAKAIVATSIANEGTMAPGDALLLADEAPAFADAVIGILSDPRRGAALGAAARRYVESNWTWESHFLKLEKAIFESLGLPADPVEERAAVPA; encoded by the coding sequence ATGGAGGCGCTTCCCAAAGTCATGGACTGCCCGCCGAGCGATCGCCCCCTGCGGATTGCGATCGTCTACAGCAGGCTGCCCTTCCCGATGATGCGCGGCGACCAGTTGACCGTCGCGCATCTCATCAGCTTTCTGGCCGCGCGCGGGCACGATGTGGACCTCTACACGCTCGACATGCAGGGGAAACTGTCGGGAACCCAGCGCGAGTGGCTGGAGCGCAATTGCCGCAAGCTTCACATCTACCGGCACGGTCCGGTGCGGATCTTGCGAGGGCTGATCGCCGGGCTGTTCAGGCGGGAGCCCGCCCAGGTCGCGATGTTCCGCAACGAAGTGCTGGCACGCGAACTCGCCGCCGCCACGCGTTCGAACGCCTATGACGTGATCTACTGCTACTACATGCGCAGCGCCCACGCGGTGCTGCAGCCGCCCGCACGCCTCCATCGCAATGCCACCACCTTTCCGGCGACCTTCCTCGCGATGCAACTTTCGCAGTCGCTCAATACCCGCCGCATCCTCGAAAACGAACGCAACCCGGTGCGGCGCTGGCTCTACCGGATCGAGACGGCGCGCTGCGAGTGGTACGAGGCACGCGTCTGGCAGCGCTTCACCCGTTCCGTGCTGATCGGCCCGGCCGACGTGGCAAAGGTCAAGGCGGTCTGCGCCGCGCAGGGCCAGCCGGAGATCGACAACTGGGTCTACGGCGCTCACGGCACCGACCTCAGCCACTATCGCCCCGCCCGCCCGGACGAGATCGTGCCCGGCCGCGTCGTCTTCTCGGGATCGATGCTCTACCAGCCGAACGTGCAGGCGGTGCTGTGGTTCGTCGAGCATTGCTGGGCGCGTATCCGCGCCGCCGTTCCCGATGCCCGCCTCGTCATCCAGGGCCGCGATCCCACCGCGCCGATCCGCGAGCTCGACGGGCGTGACGGCATCAGCGTGACCGGGACGGTCAGCGACATGGGCATCAACATCCGATCTGCCAGCGTCTGCATCAATCCGATGCGGGCGGCGGGCGGAATGCAGAACAAGCTCATCGAATACATGGCCAGCGCCAAGGCGATCGTCGCCACCTCCATCGCCAACGAGGGCACCATGGCCCCGGGCGACGCGCTGCTGCTGGCGGACGAAGCGCCCGCCTTCGCCGATGCCGTGATCGGGATCCTCTCCGACCCGCGGCGCGGCGCCGCCCTCGGCGCGGCCGCCCGGCGCTACGTCGAGAGCAACTGGACCTGGGAATCCCATTTCCTCAAGCTTGAAAAAGCCATCTTCGAAAGCCTTGGCCTGCCTGCCGATCCGGTCGAGGAACGGGCAGCCGTACCGGCATGA
- a CDS encoding nucleotide sugar dehydrogenase — MHIAVFGMGYVGLTAAACLARSGHMVSGVEVNEAKVAELNAGGCPIAEPGLHELLREGRELGLLSYTQNAGDLVNECDMAIVCVGTPSGPDGSHNMSYIGEVSRQIASAVTTNRPRPLTVVYRSTIRPGSLETLVHPIFEAELGDRLPQAIELVYNPEFLREATAIEDYFHPPKIVIGTVDGAPSENMTALYDGIAAPTFVTRFREAEFTKFVDNTWHAVKVAFANEIGRTAVKLGISAQSVHEIFVSDTKLNISPYYMRPGGAFGGSCLPKDVRALQYIAADVGAHTVMIDSVLRSNESHKYFLFQYVRENVPEGGKVLMAGLSFKADSDDLRESANVDLARKLLESGYQLSVYDPTLIPSKLIGQNLGYAYSQLPALNRLFVPRDVAESEEWDLAIDTIGLIADLKVNARKHVSTNRLP, encoded by the coding sequence ATGCATATTGCTGTTTTCGGAATGGGCTATGTCGGCCTTACTGCGGCCGCGTGCCTGGCACGATCGGGACACATGGTCAGCGGCGTCGAGGTCAACGAGGCCAAGGTCGCGGAGCTCAACGCCGGCGGCTGCCCGATCGCCGAACCGGGCCTTCACGAACTGCTGCGCGAAGGCCGTGAGCTGGGGCTCCTGTCCTATACCCAGAACGCCGGCGACCTCGTCAACGAATGCGACATGGCGATCGTCTGCGTGGGCACGCCGAGCGGACCCGACGGTTCGCACAACATGTCGTATATCGGCGAGGTCAGCCGCCAGATCGCCAGCGCGGTCACCACGAACCGGCCGCGTCCGCTGACCGTGGTATACCGCTCCACCATCCGGCCGGGCAGCCTGGAAACGCTGGTTCACCCTATCTTCGAGGCGGAACTGGGCGACCGCCTGCCGCAGGCCATCGAACTGGTCTACAACCCGGAATTCCTGCGCGAAGCGACCGCGATCGAGGACTATTTCCACCCGCCCAAGATCGTGATCGGCACCGTGGACGGCGCGCCCTCGGAAAACATGACGGCGCTTTACGACGGCATCGCCGCGCCCACCTTCGTCACCCGCTTCCGCGAAGCGGAATTCACCAAGTTCGTCGACAACACCTGGCACGCGGTGAAAGTGGCCTTCGCGAACGAGATCGGGCGAACGGCGGTAAAGCTCGGCATCAGCGCGCAGAGCGTTCACGAGATCTTCGTTTCCGACACCAAGCTGAACATCTCGCCCTACTACATGCGCCCGGGCGGCGCCTTCGGCGGCTCCTGCCTGCCCAAGGACGTGCGCGCGCTCCAGTATATCGCCGCCGATGTCGGCGCGCATACCGTCATGATCGATTCCGTCCTGCGGTCGAACGAGAGCCACAAGTACTTCCTGTTCCAGTACGTGCGGGAAAACGTGCCGGAAGGCGGCAAGGTGCTGATGGCGGGCCTTTCGTTCAAGGCGGACAGCGACGACTTGCGCGAAAGCGCCAATGTCGATCTTGCCCGCAAGCTGCTGGAATCCGGATATCAGCTTTCGGTCTACGACCCGACCCTGATCCCCTCCAAGCTGATCGGGCAGAACCTGGGCTATGCCTATAGCCAGTTGCCCGCGCTCAACCGCCTGTTCGTGCCGCGCGACGTGGCCGAGAGCGAGGAATGGGACCTGGCGATCGACACCATCGGCCTCATCGCCGACCTCAAGGTGAACGCGCGCAAGCATGTCAGCACCAACCGTCTGCCGTGA